The following proteins are encoded in a genomic region of Micromonospora olivasterospora:
- a CDS encoding GNAT family N-acetyltransferase, which translates to MLRALRRRADLSQRELAARARIPKSTVARIESGRGGDPRFRTVERLVEAAGGRLVIGHEPPAGVAPVPGVPHDGMRDEAGRRYPAHLDVWKVEQPRDWPGAWWAEWWNLPPERWPRPLPPGTYELKRSYRDRRRWANRIRREVTVRRVTAGLPATSWRFLAELPDGQLLGELRAHERSPHLLYGDLVDAREREVVLDGVLVAGTCRRLGIGRRLVAALEVEMARTGIRAAHAVAEDDGIHLLLACGYRLQANRPWVVRLERPDERRPARPRR; encoded by the coding sequence GTGCTTCGGGCCCTGCGCCGCCGGGCGGATCTGAGCCAGCGGGAGTTGGCCGCGAGGGCGCGGATCCCGAAGAGCACCGTGGCACGGATCGAGTCGGGGCGGGGCGGGGATCCGCGGTTCCGGACCGTGGAGCGGCTGGTCGAGGCTGCCGGCGGTCGGCTGGTGATCGGGCACGAGCCGCCGGCCGGCGTCGCGCCGGTGCCAGGGGTGCCGCATGACGGGATGCGGGACGAGGCGGGGCGGCGATACCCGGCCCACCTGGACGTCTGGAAGGTCGAGCAGCCGAGGGACTGGCCGGGCGCCTGGTGGGCCGAGTGGTGGAACCTGCCGCCGGAGCGGTGGCCACGTCCGCTGCCGCCGGGGACGTACGAGCTGAAGCGGTCGTATCGCGACCGGCGGCGGTGGGCGAACCGGATCCGCCGCGAGGTGACGGTGCGCCGGGTCACCGCCGGTCTGCCCGCCACGTCGTGGCGGTTCCTCGCGGAGTTGCCCGACGGGCAGCTGCTCGGGGAGCTGCGGGCCCACGAGCGCAGCCCGCACCTGCTGTACGGCGACCTGGTCGACGCGCGGGAGCGGGAGGTGGTGCTGGACGGCGTCCTGGTCGCCGGGACCTGCCGCCGGCTCGGCATCGGGCGGCGGCTGGTGGCGGCCCTGGAGGTCGAGATGGCCCGGACGGGGATCCGCGCCGCGCACGCCGTCGCCGAGGACGACGGCATCCACCTGCTGCTCGCGTGCGGCTACCGGTTGCAGGCCAACCGGCCGTGGGTGGTCCGGCTGGAGCGCCCGGACGAGCGCCGCCCCGCCCGCCCCCGCCGGTGA
- a CDS encoding HAD family hydrolase: MPPLTVGFDLDMTLVDSRPGIAAAYRALTARTGVPVDADAAVSRLGPPLRVEIARWFPPEQVESAVEAYRELYPAYAITPTLPMPGAVAAIEAVHARGGRVMVVTSKTGRLARLHLDHLGLAVDELAGDLFAEEKATALRAHDATLYVGDHVADMVAAGAAGIPGVGVATGPCSTDELRSAGARVVLDDLTGFPAALDRVIRLAFTQ, encoded by the coding sequence ATGCCCCCACTGACGGTCGGTTTCGATCTCGACATGACCCTGGTCGACTCGCGTCCCGGCATCGCCGCGGCGTACCGGGCGCTGACCGCGCGCACCGGGGTGCCCGTGGACGCCGACGCGGCGGTGTCCCGGCTCGGGCCGCCGCTGCGCGTGGAGATCGCCCGCTGGTTCCCGCCCGAGCAGGTGGAGTCGGCCGTCGAGGCGTACCGGGAGCTCTACCCGGCGTACGCGATCACCCCCACCCTGCCGATGCCGGGCGCGGTCGCGGCCATCGAGGCCGTGCACGCCCGCGGCGGCCGGGTCATGGTGGTCACCTCGAAGACCGGCCGGCTGGCCCGGCTGCACCTGGACCACCTCGGGCTGGCGGTCGACGAGCTGGCCGGCGACCTGTTCGCCGAGGAGAAGGCGACGGCGCTGCGCGCCCACGACGCGACCCTGTACGTGGGCGACCACGTGGCCGACATGGTGGCCGCCGGGGCGGCCGGAATTCCCGGCGTCGGGGTGGCGACCGGCCCATGCTCGACCGACGAACTGCGGTCGGCGGGCGCCCGAGTGGTGCTGGATGATCTCACCGGGTTCCCGGCGGCGCTGGACCGCGTGATCCGGCTAGCCTTTACGCAGTAG
- a CDS encoding MFS transporter yields MVHMVLGRAVGTGIRAVRLLLRGSARGGRWMTRRAGLARARGAGGEVGMVRLFDLHAVSCAGDTLIAIGLAGTIFFNVPLGEARSKVALYLLVTMVPFAMLAPVVGPLLDHFRHGRRHALAATMLGRAFLAWLISDYIHGFGLYPAAFGVLALSRAYGVARSAAVPRLLPAGLGLSQVGARASVYGTIAGGLVAPIGLAAFWFGPQWPLRVASVIFLVGMVIALRLPPRADSDPPERVPRPLRALGRRAGDRPLGRGRPAGRLVIATLVGAALLRAVYGFLLLFLAFALKKGDLTTVFLGRDLGAEVALGLVGGALATGTFLATAIGTRLRIHRPTAIQSTSMIIVAGAAVLATIRFSLPMVALLCVVAALVSGVAKLAVDASIQERIPERLRASSFAHSETVLMLAFVAGGGLGLVPFAGRVGIAVAAGVAVLAAARGVYVAGKLRGERLAGRPLGDDELADDPPPVEQPGPEDAARVAPTSPAPARQPADDPADDAGLAPPGYHIYRPSSSAVAGSGGADDETRRDSRGPLS; encoded by the coding sequence ATGGTGCACATGGTACTCGGGCGAGCCGTCGGCACCGGCATCCGAGCCGTCCGCCTGCTGCTCCGGGGGTCCGCGCGCGGCGGCCGCTGGATGACCCGCCGGGCCGGGCTGGCCCGGGCGCGGGGGGCCGGCGGCGAGGTCGGCATGGTGCGCCTGTTCGACCTGCACGCGGTCTCCTGTGCGGGCGACACGCTGATCGCGATCGGGCTGGCCGGGACGATCTTCTTCAACGTGCCGCTCGGCGAGGCGCGCAGCAAGGTGGCGCTCTACCTGCTGGTCACGATGGTGCCGTTCGCCATGCTCGCCCCGGTGGTCGGCCCGCTGCTGGACCACTTCCGGCACGGCCGCCGCCACGCGCTCGCGGCCACCATGCTCGGCCGGGCTTTCCTCGCCTGGCTGATCTCCGACTACATCCACGGCTTCGGCCTCTACCCGGCCGCCTTCGGCGTGCTGGCGTTGTCCCGGGCGTACGGGGTGGCCCGGTCGGCGGCCGTCCCCCGGCTGCTGCCGGCGGGCCTCGGGCTCTCCCAGGTCGGCGCCCGGGCCAGCGTCTACGGCACGATCGCCGGCGGGCTCGTCGCCCCGATCGGGCTGGCGGCGTTCTGGTTCGGCCCGCAGTGGCCGCTCCGGGTGGCCTCGGTCATCTTCCTGGTCGGCATGGTGATCGCCCTGCGGTTGCCGCCCCGGGCGGACTCCGACCCGCCCGAGCGGGTCCCGCGCCCGCTGCGCGCGCTCGGCCGGCGCGCCGGGGACCGCCCGCTGGGCCGGGGACGCCCCGCCGGTCGGCTGGTGATCGCCACCCTCGTCGGCGCCGCCCTGCTCCGCGCGGTGTACGGCTTCCTGCTGCTCTTCCTCGCGTTCGCGCTGAAGAAGGGCGACCTCACCACCGTCTTCCTCGGCCGGGACCTCGGCGCGGAGGTGGCGCTCGGGCTCGTCGGCGGGGCGCTGGCGACGGGCACCTTCCTGGCCACCGCGATCGGCACCCGGTTGCGCATCCACCGGCCCACCGCGATCCAGTCCACCAGCATGATCATCGTGGCCGGCGCGGCGGTGCTCGCCACGATCCGCTTCTCGCTGCCCATGGTCGCCCTGCTGTGCGTGGTCGCCGCGCTGGTCAGCGGCGTGGCGAAGCTCGCGGTCGACGCCTCCATCCAGGAACGCATCCCGGAACGGCTGCGGGCCAGCTCGTTCGCCCACTCCGAGACGGTGCTGATGCTCGCGTTCGTGGCCGGCGGCGGTCTCGGCCTGGTGCCGTTCGCCGGCCGGGTCGGCATCGCCGTCGCCGCCGGGGTCGCGGTGCTCGCCGCCGCCCGTGGCGTGTACGTCGCCGGGAAGCTGCGCGGCGAACGCCTCGCCGGCCGGCCGCTCGGCGACGACGAACTCGCCGACGACCCGCCCCCGGTCGAGCAGCCGGGACCCGAGGACGCCGCCCGCGTCGCCCCCACCTCGCCCGCGCCGGCCCGGCAGCCCGCCGACGACCCGGCCGACGACGCCGGGCTGGCCCCGCCCGGTTACCACATCTACCGGCCCTCCTCCTCCGCCGTCGCCGGCTCCGGCGGCGCCGACGACGAGACCCGTCGGGACTCCCGGGGCCCGCTGTCGTGA
- a CDS encoding DNA repair helicase XPB translates to MSGGPLIVQSDKTLLLEIDHPDAQACRMAIAPFAELERSPEHVHTYRLTPLGLWNARAAGHDAEGVVDALIKYSRYPVPHALLVDVAETMDRYGRLRLANDPVHGLVLRALDRVVLIEVAKSKKLAGMLGAKIDDDTIAVHPSERGRLKQALLKLGWPAEDLAGYVDGEAHPIELAEQGKEGRAAWTLRSYQREAVESFWAGGSGVIVLPCGAGKTLVGAAAMAEAKATTLILVTNTVAGRQWKRELVARTSLTEDEIGEYSGERKEIRPVTIATYQVLTSRRGGAFTHLDLFSARDWGLVVYDEVHLLPAPIFRFTADLQARRRLGLTATLVREDGREGDVFSLIGPKRYDAPWKDIEAQGWIAPAECTEVRVTLTDAERMSYATAESEERYRMAATARTKLPVVRALVDRHPDDQVLVIGGYIDQLHQLGEYLDAPIVQGSTTNKERERLFDAFRSGEIRTLVISKVGNFSIDLPEAAVAIQVSGTFGSRQEEAQRLGRVLRPKADRRQAHFYTVVSRDTIDTEYAAHRQRFLAEQGYAYTIVDADDVLGPKLPTVD, encoded by the coding sequence GTGAGCGGTGGACCACTGATCGTGCAGTCGGACAAGACCCTGCTGCTGGAGATCGACCATCCCGACGCGCAGGCGTGCCGCATGGCGATCGCACCGTTCGCCGAGCTGGAGCGCTCCCCCGAGCACGTGCACACGTACCGGCTGACGCCGCTGGGTCTGTGGAACGCCCGCGCCGCCGGGCACGACGCCGAGGGCGTGGTCGACGCCCTGATCAAGTACTCGCGCTACCCCGTGCCGCACGCGCTGCTGGTCGACGTGGCCGAGACGATGGACCGGTACGGCCGGCTCCGGCTCGCCAACGACCCGGTGCACGGCCTGGTCCTGCGCGCCCTGGACCGGGTCGTCCTGATCGAGGTCGCCAAGAGCAAGAAGCTCGCCGGGATGCTCGGTGCGAAAATCGACGACGACACGATCGCGGTGCACCCGTCCGAGCGGGGCAGACTCAAGCAGGCGCTGCTGAAGCTCGGCTGGCCGGCGGAGGACCTGGCCGGGTACGTCGACGGCGAGGCCCACCCCATCGAGCTGGCCGAGCAGGGCAAGGAGGGCCGCGCGGCGTGGACGCTGCGGTCGTACCAGCGGGAGGCCGTCGAATCGTTCTGGGCCGGCGGGTCCGGCGTGATCGTGCTGCCCTGCGGCGCCGGTAAGACGCTGGTCGGCGCGGCGGCGATGGCCGAGGCGAAGGCGACCACCCTGATCCTGGTCACCAACACGGTCGCCGGGCGGCAGTGGAAGCGCGAACTGGTCGCGCGCACGTCGCTGACCGAGGACGAGATCGGCGAGTACTCGGGCGAGCGCAAGGAGATCCGGCCGGTCACCATCGCGACGTACCAGGTGCTCACCTCGCGGCGCGGCGGCGCCTTCACCCACCTGGACCTGTTCTCGGCGCGCGACTGGGGCCTGGTCGTCTACGACGAGGTCCACCTGCTGCCCGCGCCCATCTTCCGGTTCACCGCGGACCTCCAGGCCCGCCGCCGGCTGGGGCTCACGGCGACCCTGGTACGCGAGGACGGCCGGGAGGGCGACGTGTTCAGCCTGATCGGCCCCAAGCGGTACGACGCGCCGTGGAAGGACATCGAGGCGCAGGGCTGGATCGCCCCGGCAGAATGCACCGAGGTACGGGTGACGCTGACCGACGCGGAGCGGATGTCGTACGCGACGGCGGAGTCGGAGGAGCGGTACCGGATGGCGGCGACCGCCCGCACCAAGCTGCCCGTGGTCCGCGCGCTGGTCGACCGGCACCCCGACGACCAGGTGCTCGTCATCGGCGGGTACATCGACCAGTTGCACCAGCTCGGCGAGTACCTGGACGCGCCGATCGTGCAGGGCTCGACGACGAACAAGGAGCGGGAGCGGCTGTTCGACGCGTTCCGGTCGGGCGAGATCCGTACCCTCGTGATCTCCAAGGTCGGCAACTTCTCCATCGACCTGCCCGAGGCGGCGGTGGCGATCCAGGTGTCGGGGACGTTCGGGTCGCGGCAGGAGGAGGCGCAGCGGTTGGGGCGGGTGCTCCGGCCGAAGGCCGATCGGCGGCAGGCGCACTTCTACACGGTGGTGTCCCGGGACACGATCGACACGGAGTACGCGGCGCACCGGCAGCGGTTCCTGGCGGAGCAGGGGTACGCGTACACGATCGTGGACGCCGACGACGTACTGGGGCCGAAGCTGCCGACCGTCGACTGA
- a CDS encoding cold-shock protein, translating to MPTGRVKWYDAAKGYGFVTSDEGGDVFLPKGALPTGVTDLKGGQRIDFSVVDSRRGAQAMGVKLLEAPPSVAELRRRPAEELHGLVEDMIKVLEAKVQPDLRRGRFPDRKAAQKIAQLVHAVARELEV from the coding sequence GTGCCTACGGGTCGAGTGAAGTGGTACGACGCGGCCAAGGGATACGGGTTCGTCACCAGCGATGAGGGTGGCGACGTGTTCCTGCCGAAGGGCGCGCTGCCGACAGGTGTCACCGACCTCAAGGGCGGTCAGCGGATCGACTTCAGCGTGGTGGACAGCCGCCGGGGCGCCCAGGCGATGGGGGTCAAGTTGCTGGAGGCCCCGCCGTCCGTGGCGGAGCTGCGCCGCCGGCCGGCGGAGGAGCTGCACGGCCTCGTCGAGGACATGATCAAGGTGCTGGAGGCGAAGGTCCAGCCGGACCTGCGGCGGGGCCGCTTCCCCGACCGCAAGGCGGCGCAGAAGATCGCTCAGCTCGTCCACGCGGTGGCGCGCGAGCTGGAGGTCTGA
- a CDS encoding futalosine hydrolase: MTGLLVVTAVPAEADAVRAGLANSALPSREVTVAPVGVGPAVAAAATARLLTLAEAAGRPYGAVVSAGIAGGFAGRVAVGGTVLATRSVAADLGAESPDGFIPVDELGMPPELLGGGTAVPADPQLLAALRAALPAATVGAVLTVSTVTGTAASTQALADRYPDAVAEGMEGYGVAVAAAQAGLPFAELRTVSNPIGPRDRGAWRMREAFAALAAAAAALA; this comes from the coding sequence GTGACCGGGCTGCTCGTGGTCACGGCGGTACCCGCCGAGGCCGACGCGGTCCGCGCCGGCCTGGCCAACTCCGCGTTGCCGTCCCGCGAGGTGACGGTCGCGCCGGTCGGGGTGGGTCCGGCGGTCGCGGCCGCCGCCACCGCCCGGCTGCTGACGCTCGCCGAGGCGGCCGGCCGCCCGTACGGGGCGGTGGTCAGCGCCGGGATCGCCGGGGGCTTTGCCGGGCGCGTAGCGGTCGGCGGTACGGTCCTGGCGACCCGCAGCGTCGCGGCCGACCTGGGCGCCGAGTCCCCGGACGGCTTCATCCCCGTCGACGAGCTGGGCATGCCGCCCGAGCTGCTCGGCGGCGGCACCGCCGTACCCGCCGACCCGCAGCTGCTCGCCGCGCTGCGGGCCGCCCTGCCCGCCGCGACGGTCGGCGCGGTGCTCACCGTCAGCACGGTCACCGGCACGGCCGCGAGCACCCAGGCGCTCGCCGACCGCTACCCCGACGCGGTGGCCGAGGGCATGGAGGGGTACGGCGTGGCGGTCGCCGCCGCCCAGGCCGGCCTGCCGTTCGCCGAGCTGCGTACCGTCTCCAACCCGATCGGCCCCCGGGACCGCGGCGCGTGGCGCATGCGCGAGGCGTTCGCGGCCCTCGCGGCCGCCGCCGCGGCCCTGGCCTGA
- a CDS encoding helicase-associated domain-containing protein, which produces MTTSLADHLRTLPDESLAALLQLRPDLVVPVPADVSALAVRAASRVSVARALDGLDQFTLQILDAARLTRDPADGVTSTEAVLAMATAGPRPPAPATIRGAVNRLRALFLLYGPEHALRVADGVDEVSPYPAGLGRPAADLDPHTAALCADPAKLRRTLLAAPPSARAILDRLAAGPPVGSVPPGALAAPPLGAEDAVPPDPVNGGAPTGSPVRWLVDSRLLVQVSAGTVELPREVGLLLRRDAGPLGPLRASPPPVAAAPREAKAVDSAGAGQTMEVVRQTEALLELLSAEPAPVLRSGGIGVRDLRRLAKTLGLDDPTAALLLEVAYAAGLAGELELPGATTTRYGADQQILPTGGYEVWRAMSLAQRWEQLARAWLLMTRQAGLVGQRDDRDRPVSVLSAEAERAGAPTARRAVLGVLADLEPATAPTPDEVLELLDWRAPRRSRDREKAHREVLAEAAQLGVTGLGALTSYGRLLLADVTEADERGAEDPLGLRPGADGDGAPTAVRALDALLPAPVDHFLVQADLTVVVPGPPDPALAAELDMVAEHESAGGASVHRVTTASVRRALDAGYSADDLHALFRRRSRTPVPQGLTYLVDDVARRHGGLRLGSAGGYVRSDDEALLAEVLSDRRLEALAFRRLAPTVLVTPYHVNRMLTALRDAGYAPVPEDASGAAVLARPKTRRAPGRAPLSRTLDPVASPKLAMPRLLGVVEQIRRGDAAARAARRAPAVVRGGAARTGPVAAQTHTDALAVLQQAVRDKALVWVGYVDAHGATASRLVRPVSIGAGYLRAEDERTEMLHTFALHRITAAVRET; this is translated from the coding sequence ATGACCACCTCACTCGCCGACCATCTGCGGACGCTGCCCGACGAGTCCCTGGCCGCCCTGCTCCAGCTGCGGCCCGACCTCGTCGTACCGGTGCCGGCGGACGTCTCCGCGCTCGCGGTCCGGGCCGCGTCCCGGGTCTCCGTGGCGCGGGCGCTGGACGGGCTCGACCAGTTCACCCTCCAGATCCTCGACGCGGCCCGGCTGACCCGGGACCCGGCCGACGGCGTGACCTCCACCGAGGCGGTCCTCGCCATGGCGACCGCCGGGCCGCGCCCACCCGCCCCGGCCACCATCCGCGGCGCCGTGAACCGGCTGCGCGCGCTGTTCCTGTTGTACGGCCCCGAGCACGCCCTGCGCGTGGCCGACGGCGTCGACGAGGTGTCCCCGTACCCGGCGGGGTTGGGCCGGCCGGCGGCGGATCTGGACCCGCACACGGCCGCCCTCTGCGCGGACCCGGCGAAGCTGCGGCGCACGCTGCTGGCGGCTCCCCCGTCGGCCCGGGCGATCCTCGACCGGCTCGCGGCCGGGCCGCCGGTGGGCAGCGTGCCCCCGGGGGCCCTGGCCGCCCCGCCGCTCGGGGCGGAGGACGCCGTGCCCCCGGACCCGGTCAACGGCGGTGCGCCGACCGGCTCGCCCGTGCGCTGGCTGGTCGACAGCCGGCTGCTCGTGCAGGTGTCCGCCGGGACGGTGGAGCTGCCCCGGGAGGTCGGCCTGCTGCTGCGCCGCGACGCCGGCCCGCTCGGCCCGCTGCGCGCCAGCCCGCCGCCGGTGGCCGCCGCGCCGCGCGAGGCGAAGGCCGTCGACTCGGCCGGGGCTGGGCAGACCATGGAGGTGGTACGGCAGACCGAGGCGCTGCTGGAGCTGCTGTCCGCCGAGCCGGCGCCCGTGCTGCGCTCGGGCGGGATCGGCGTGCGCGACCTGCGCCGGCTGGCCAAGACGCTGGGGCTGGACGACCCGACGGCGGCCCTGCTGCTGGAGGTCGCGTACGCGGCGGGGCTGGCCGGCGAGCTGGAACTGCCCGGGGCGACCACCACCCGGTACGGCGCCGACCAGCAGATCCTGCCCACGGGCGGGTACGAGGTGTGGCGCGCGATGTCGCTGGCGCAGCGCTGGGAGCAACTGGCCCGGGCGTGGCTGCTGATGACCCGCCAGGCGGGCCTGGTCGGGCAGCGGGACGACCGGGACCGGCCGGTCAGCGTGCTCTCGGCCGAGGCGGAGCGGGCCGGCGCGCCGACCGCCCGACGTGCCGTCCTCGGGGTGCTGGCCGACCTGGAGCCGGCCACCGCCCCCACCCCCGACGAGGTGCTCGAGCTGCTCGACTGGCGGGCACCCCGGCGCAGCCGCGACCGGGAGAAGGCGCACCGGGAGGTGCTGGCCGAGGCGGCCCAGCTCGGGGTGACCGGGCTGGGGGCGCTCACCTCGTACGGGCGGCTGCTGCTCGCCGACGTGACCGAGGCCGACGAGCGGGGCGCGGAGGACCCGCTGGGGCTGCGCCCGGGCGCCGACGGCGACGGCGCGCCAACCGCCGTGCGGGCCCTGGACGCCCTGCTGCCCGCCCCCGTCGACCACTTCCTCGTGCAGGCCGACCTGACCGTGGTGGTGCCCGGCCCGCCCGACCCGGCCCTCGCTGCGGAACTGGACATGGTGGCCGAGCACGAGTCGGCGGGCGGGGCCAGCGTGCACCGGGTCACCACGGCGAGCGTGCGTCGGGCCCTGGATGCCGGATACTCGGCCGACGACCTGCACGCCCTGTTCCGCCGCCGGTCCCGCACCCCGGTGCCGCAGGGGCTCACCTACCTCGTGGACGACGTGGCCCGCAGGCACGGCGGGCTGCGGCTGGGCTCGGCCGGCGGGTACGTGCGCAGCGACGACGAGGCGCTGCTGGCCGAGGTGCTGTCGGACCGGCGGCTGGAGGCGCTGGCGTTCCGCCGGCTGGCCCCGACGGTGCTGGTCACCCCGTACCACGTGAACCGGATGCTGACCGCGCTGCGCGACGCCGGGTACGCCCCGGTGCCGGAGGACGCCTCCGGCGCGGCGGTGCTGGCCCGCCCGAAGACCCGGCGCGCCCCCGGCCGGGCGCCGCTGTCCCGCACGCTCGACCCGGTGGCGTCCCCGAAGCTGGCCATGCCCCGCCTGCTCGGGGTGGTGGAGCAGATCCGCCGCGGCGACGCGGCGGCCCGGGCGGCGCGGCGGGCACCGGCGGTGGTACGCGGCGGCGCGGCGCGCACCGGCCCGGTGGCCGCACAGACGCACACGGACGCGTTGGCGGTACTCCAGCAGGCGGTACGCGACAAGGCGCTGGTCTGGGTGGGTTACGTCGACGCGCACGGGGCGACCGCGTCGCGGCTGGTCCGGCCGGTGTCGATCGGCGCGGGCTACCTGCGGGCGGAGGACGAGCGGACGGAGATGCTGCACACGTTCGCCCTGCACCGCATCACTGCCGCGGTCCGGGAAACCTGA
- a CDS encoding 1,4-dihydroxy-6-naphthoate synthase, whose translation MALSLAISPCPNDTFVFHALVHGRVPGAPPVEVTYADVDVTNTAAERGAFDLVKVSYAALPWLLDDYHLLPCGGALGRGCGPLVLTRGDRTDLAGATVAVPGDRTTAYLLFRLWSAGRPPARIEVVPFHEIMPAVAAGRYDAGLVIHEARFTYPRHGLTALVDLGEWWEGDTGLPIPLGAILARKGTVDPVEAAAWVRESVRQAWADPEASREYVLAHAQEMEPDVVDRHIALYVNEFTADLGDAGFAAVEALLGRAADAGLVPRTPGPQTSSSRATAWTS comes from the coding sequence GTGGCGCTCTCCCTGGCGATCTCGCCCTGCCCCAACGACACGTTCGTCTTCCACGCCCTCGTGCACGGCCGGGTGCCCGGCGCCCCGCCCGTCGAGGTGACGTACGCCGACGTGGACGTCACCAACACGGCCGCCGAGCGCGGCGCGTTCGACCTGGTGAAGGTGAGCTACGCGGCGCTGCCGTGGCTGCTCGACGACTACCACCTGCTGCCGTGCGGAGGCGCGCTCGGGCGGGGCTGCGGCCCGCTGGTGCTGACCCGGGGAGACCGCACGGATCTGGCCGGGGCGACGGTGGCGGTGCCCGGGGACCGGACCACGGCGTACCTGCTGTTCCGGCTCTGGTCGGCGGGTCGGCCGCCGGCGCGGATCGAGGTGGTCCCGTTTCACGAGATCATGCCGGCCGTGGCGGCGGGCCGGTACGACGCCGGGCTGGTCATCCACGAGGCGCGCTTCACCTATCCCCGGCACGGGCTGACCGCCCTGGTCGACCTCGGCGAGTGGTGGGAGGGCGACACGGGGCTGCCGATCCCGCTCGGCGCGATCCTGGCCCGCAAGGGCACGGTCGACCCGGTCGAGGCCGCCGCCTGGGTCCGCGAGTCGGTACGCCAGGCGTGGGCCGACCCGGAGGCCAGCCGCGAGTACGTGCTCGCGCACGCCCAGGAGATGGAGCCCGACGTCGTGGACCGGCACATCGCGCTCTACGTCAACGAGTTCACCGCGGACCTGGGGGACGCGGGGTTCGCCGCCGTGGAGGCGCTGCTGGGCCGGGCGGCCGACGCCGGGCTCGTACCTCGGACCCCCGGCCCTCAGACCTCCAGCTCGCGCGCCACCGCGTGGACGAGCTGA
- a CDS encoding L,D-transpeptidase family protein — protein MKRFNLTVRVVGLAVVTLVGAGACTPDPQTDPGGRGGGLARAGSVEQATGAGGSSGSDRRVQAVDRAVPPRTITRPVPEPGPTRTMPQRPQTKPSQATSCAQGEYQREVETYLAKLNFGPVLEDGRQSDLDCATIKKFQQRYDIRPAEGRAGPLTYDVSKRLATTDVSRCNAGTGSATTFCIDLTRQTTWAMRSGKVVWGPTVTRTGMPGYRTPAGTFKINYRNIKEWSNPYEVWLPYWQHFTQGMGYHQTTTYLHNKSIGSHGCINLLPSDARRAWELGKIGSRVIVFGRRPGT, from the coding sequence ATGAAGCGCTTCAATCTCACCGTCCGGGTCGTCGGCCTGGCTGTGGTCACGCTGGTCGGCGCCGGTGCGTGCACGCCCGATCCACAGACCGACCCGGGTGGCCGCGGAGGGGGGCTGGCCCGGGCCGGCTCGGTGGAGCAGGCAACGGGGGCGGGCGGCTCGTCCGGCTCCGATCGGCGTGTCCAAGCGGTCGACAGGGCGGTGCCGCCGCGGACGATCACCAGGCCGGTCCCGGAGCCCGGGCCGACCCGGACGATGCCACAGCGGCCGCAGACGAAGCCGTCCCAGGCCACGAGCTGTGCGCAGGGCGAATACCAGCGCGAGGTGGAGACGTACCTCGCCAAGCTCAACTTCGGGCCGGTCCTGGAGGACGGCCGCCAGTCCGACCTGGACTGCGCCACGATCAAGAAGTTCCAGCAGCGGTACGACATCCGCCCAGCCGAGGGGCGCGCCGGTCCCCTCACGTACGACGTGTCGAAGCGGCTGGCCACCACCGACGTGAGCCGTTGCAACGCGGGGACGGGCTCGGCCACCACCTTCTGCATCGACCTCACCCGGCAGACCACCTGGGCGATGCGCTCCGGCAAGGTCGTCTGGGGGCCGACGGTGACCCGTACGGGGATGCCGGGCTACCGCACTCCCGCCGGCACGTTCAAGATCAATTACCGGAACATCAAGGAGTGGTCCAACCCGTACGAGGTCTGGCTGCCGTACTGGCAGCACTTCACCCAGGGCATGGGCTACCACCAGACCACGACCTACCTGCACAACAAGTCGATCGGCTCGCACGGCTGCATCAACCTGCTGCCGTCCGACGCCCGCCGCGCCTGGGAGCTCGGCAAGATCGGCAGCCGAGTGATCGTCTTCGGCCGCCGCCCCGGCACCTGA